In the Natronobacterium texcoconense genome, one interval contains:
- a CDS encoding PPOX class F420-dependent oxidoreductase: MASIPDDFQNLFEKKTFAHISTLLPDGSPHVTPVWVDYDADADRILVNTERDRRKEKNVRNDSRIGVSMTDPDDPYRMLSVTGEVDEITTENAREHIDELTQRYMGEDEYPSPIETERVIISIEPDQVRAMGR; encoded by the coding sequence ATGGCCTCGATCCCAGACGACTTTCAGAACCTGTTCGAGAAGAAGACGTTCGCGCACATCTCCACGCTGCTGCCCGACGGCTCGCCCCACGTCACGCCGGTTTGGGTCGACTACGACGCCGACGCGGACCGCATTCTCGTCAACACCGAGCGCGACCGACGCAAGGAGAAAAACGTCCGGAACGACTCGCGGATCGGCGTGAGTATGACCGATCCCGACGACCCCTATCGAATGCTCTCGGTGACGGGCGAAGTCGACGAGATCACGACGGAGAACGCACGCGAGCACATCGACGAACTGACACAGCGATACATGGGTGAAGACGAGTATCCGAGCCCGATCGAGACCGAACGGGTCATCATCTCGATCGAACCCGATCAGGTGCGGGCCATGGGAAGGTAG
- a CDS encoding metal-dependent hydrolase has protein sequence MYPWGHLAVAYLLYSLYARGRFRRPPKPAPVLAVLVGSQFADLLDKPLWFLGVFPTGRDLGHSLLFAGVLIVAVYAVALVFDRVETATAFVVAHLSHLLADLPPRFFLGYPFGTEFLLWPIVSHGTFGYSEQVFEPPELVALVVTPFTDPATFLALEFVLVGLALALWYVDGRPGLEYVRRGERGDCQGPRA, from the coding sequence ATGTATCCATGGGGCCATCTCGCCGTCGCCTACCTGCTGTACTCGCTGTACGCTCGAGGCCGATTCCGTCGACCACCGAAACCAGCACCGGTACTCGCCGTGCTCGTCGGCTCGCAGTTCGCCGACCTGCTCGACAAACCGCTCTGGTTTCTCGGCGTCTTTCCGACTGGGCGTGATCTCGGTCACTCGCTTCTGTTCGCCGGCGTCCTGATCGTCGCCGTCTACGCTGTCGCGCTCGTCTTCGATCGAGTCGAGACGGCGACCGCGTTCGTCGTCGCGCACCTGTCGCACCTGCTTGCCGACCTCCCGCCGCGGTTCTTCCTGGGGTATCCGTTCGGGACCGAGTTCCTGCTGTGGCCGATCGTGTCCCACGGAACCTTCGGCTACAGCGAACAGGTGTTCGAACCGCCGGAACTCGTCGCACTCGTCGTCACGCCGTTTACCGATCCGGCGACGTTTCTCGCCCTCGAGTTCGTCCTGGTCGGACTCGCCCTCGCGCTGTGGTACGTCGACGGACGTCCCGGACTCGAGTACGTTCGGCGCGGGGAACGAGGGGACTGCCAGGGTCCTCGCGCGTGA
- a CDS encoding M20 family metallopeptidase: MSFDIATFHAEAVRTPSHEDVAEMRELLVETLEDAGLEPEVDDLGNVLASKGDGEPHLVLNTHIDTVAPHVPYERDGDVVRGRGACDAKGPLAALLAAFLRVDPTAGKLTLAITPDEETLMTGAAGLQDRLSADGYIVGEPTDLDVCIAARGQCEGTITIEGESGHAASVPAEKNPVFGLEHVLEALRTYDDEAGPGEDDVLGEPKLTPTVLEGGEAPNRVPETCRFTFDRRSVPPETADSFREGLETHLERAVAEESELEVTVDLIRPDTPFPKAFVTDEDDELVGTLHEASGGDVRPFGAATEAGFFADDAPTVVFGPGVLADEKGGVAHAQREYVRLPEVEEAADALEATLLELGA; encoded by the coding sequence ATGAGTTTCGACATCGCCACGTTCCACGCCGAGGCTGTCCGGACGCCCTCCCACGAGGACGTCGCCGAGATGCGCGAGCTACTGGTCGAGACCCTCGAGGACGCCGGCCTCGAGCCTGAAGTCGACGACCTCGGGAACGTGCTGGCGAGCAAGGGGGACGGCGAGCCCCACCTTGTTCTGAACACCCACATCGACACCGTCGCACCCCACGTTCCCTACGAACGGGATGGCGACGTCGTTCGCGGGCGCGGAGCCTGTGACGCGAAGGGGCCACTCGCTGCGTTGCTCGCAGCCTTCCTGCGCGTCGATCCCACGGCCGGCAAACTGACGCTCGCGATCACGCCCGACGAGGAGACCCTGATGACCGGCGCGGCGGGACTGCAGGACAGGCTCTCCGCGGACGGCTACATCGTCGGCGAACCCACCGACCTCGACGTCTGTATCGCCGCTCGAGGCCAGTGTGAGGGAACGATCACTATCGAAGGCGAAAGCGGTCACGCCGCGAGCGTCCCCGCCGAGAAAAACCCCGTCTTCGGCCTCGAGCACGTTCTCGAGGCGCTCCGAACCTACGACGACGAAGCTGGACCCGGCGAGGACGACGTGCTCGGCGAGCCGAAACTGACGCCGACCGTCCTCGAGGGCGGCGAGGCACCGAACCGCGTTCCCGAGACCTGTCGATTCACGTTCGATCGACGGAGCGTCCCGCCAGAGACGGCCGACTCGTTCCGCGAGGGGCTGGAGACGCACCTCGAGCGAGCGGTCGCCGAGGAGTCGGAACTCGAGGTGACGGTCGACCTCATCCGTCCCGACACGCCGTTCCCGAAGGCGTTCGTGACCGACGAAGACGACGAACTCGTGGGAACGCTCCATGAGGCAAGCGGCGGCGACGTACGGCCGTTCGGCGCGGCGACCGAGGCCGGTTTCTTCGCCGACGACGCGCCGACGGTCGTCTTCGGCCCCGGCGTACTGGCCGACGAGAAGGGCGGGGTCGCGCACGCCCAGCGGGAATACGTTCGGCTTCCCGAGGTAGAGGAAGCGGCGGACGCGCTCGAGGCGACGCTGCTCGAGTTGGGCGCGTAG
- the lysA gene encoding diaminopimelate decarboxylase has protein sequence MTDLADSPAVRRLSDWDLSRLESIADEYETPLYVMDLDRVKENYTRFSAAFPDADVMYAAKAHTGKAVLEAVLEAGGTIECAAWGELQRSIDAGADPNELQYTAVNPPDRDLDYAADLGADNPGLTITIGATDTLERLAERGYDGRIAIRINPGIGTGHHEKVATGADAKFGIPYERVPDVADRVREEFELVGIHAHAGSGVLTDDLEDHCEAIERVGEMARRIGDDELEFVDVGGGYGVPYREDEPPLDLERTSEMVRDAVGDLEAQLKLEPGRYIVADAGLILTEVNTIKEAPDTTVVGIDASLSTLIRPAMFGSYHPMLNVSAPDREPIEATVGGPVCTSADVFAHDRPIAEPERGDVLAIGNAGSYGYELANQFHSQPKPAEVALKDGDARVARRRETLEDVTRLEQ, from the coding sequence ATGACCGACCTCGCCGACTCGCCGGCCGTCCGCCGGCTCTCGGACTGGGACCTGTCGCGACTCGAGTCGATCGCCGACGAGTACGAGACGCCGCTGTACGTGATGGATCTCGACCGCGTGAAGGAGAACTACACCCGTTTCTCGGCCGCGTTCCCGGACGCGGACGTCATGTATGCCGCCAAGGCACACACGGGCAAGGCCGTCCTCGAGGCAGTCCTCGAGGCCGGCGGGACGATCGAGTGTGCGGCCTGGGGCGAACTGCAGCGGTCGATCGACGCAGGCGCGGACCCGAACGAACTGCAGTACACCGCGGTGAACCCGCCGGATCGCGACCTCGACTACGCGGCCGACCTCGGGGCCGACAATCCGGGGCTGACGATCACCATCGGTGCGACCGACACCCTCGAGCGCCTCGCAGAACGGGGCTACGACGGGCGCATTGCGATCCGGATCAACCCCGGGATCGGAACCGGCCATCACGAGAAGGTCGCGACCGGTGCCGACGCGAAGTTCGGGATTCCCTACGAGCGCGTCCCCGACGTCGCCGACCGAGTTCGCGAGGAGTTCGAACTGGTCGGCATCCACGCCCACGCCGGCAGCGGCGTGTTGACCGACGACCTCGAGGACCACTGCGAGGCGATCGAACGCGTCGGCGAGATGGCCCGGCGGATCGGCGACGACGAACTGGAGTTCGTCGACGTCGGCGGCGGCTACGGCGTCCCCTACCGCGAGGACGAACCGCCGCTGGACCTCGAGCGAACGTCGGAGATGGTCCGCGACGCCGTCGGCGACCTCGAGGCACAGCTGAAACTCGAGCCCGGCCGCTATATCGTCGCCGACGCGGGCCTCATCCTGACGGAGGTCAACACGATCAAGGAAGCGCCCGACACCACCGTCGTCGGCATCGACGCCAGCCTCTCGACGCTGATCCGGCCCGCGATGTTCGGCTCCTACCACCCCATGCTGAACGTCTCCGCGCCCGACCGCGAGCCGATCGAGGCGACCGTCGGCGGCCCCGTCTGTACCAGCGCGGACGTCTTCGCCCACGACCGACCGATCGCCGAACCCGAACGCGGCGACGTCCTCGCCATCGGCAACGCCGGCTCCTACGGCTACGAACTGGCAAACCAGTTCCACTCCCAGCCAAAGCCAGCGGAGGTCGCACTCAAGGACGGCGACGCTCGCGTCGCACGACGGCGCGAGACGCTCGAGGACGTGACGCGACTCGAGCAGTAA
- a CDS encoding aldo/keto reductase: protein MTLSRIGLGTMGIEEPDTISTALEVGYRHLDTAQIYGNEAVVGEGLARSSVPREDVTVATKVWADSLTPDDVRRTTRESLERLDLESIDLLYVHRPIETYDPERTLPAFDALSDEGVIGGVGLSNFTVDELERAADVLEHPIAAHQVEYHPLFQPGELLEHARENGYPLVAYSPLANGRAGEIDAVVSVAEKHNTTPEAICLAWLAEKDGIVPIPKASSREHLEANLKALEVELESEDRRRIDGIDETEELFPE, encoded by the coding sequence ATGACACTGTCACGGATCGGCCTCGGAACCATGGGGATCGAGGAGCCGGACACGATCTCGACGGCTCTCGAGGTCGGCTACAGACACCTCGACACAGCCCAGATCTACGGGAACGAGGCCGTCGTCGGCGAGGGGCTGGCCAGGAGTTCAGTTCCGCGGGAGGACGTCACCGTCGCGACGAAAGTCTGGGCTGACAGCCTCACACCCGACGACGTGCGCCGAACCACTCGGGAAAGCCTCGAGCGACTCGACCTCGAATCGATCGATCTGCTGTACGTCCACCGCCCGATCGAGACGTACGATCCCGAACGGACGCTGCCGGCGTTCGACGCCCTCTCCGACGAGGGCGTGATCGGCGGTGTGGGGCTGAGTAACTTCACCGTCGACGAACTCGAGCGGGCAGCGGACGTTCTCGAGCACCCCATCGCGGCCCACCAGGTCGAGTATCATCCGCTCTTTCAGCCCGGCGAGTTACTCGAGCACGCTCGCGAGAATGGTTATCCACTGGTCGCGTACTCGCCACTGGCCAACGGACGAGCGGGAGAGATCGACGCGGTCGTCTCGGTGGCGGAGAAACACAACACGACGCCCGAGGCGATCTGTCTCGCCTGGCTCGCGGAGAAAGACGGTATCGTTCCGATTCCGAAAGCCAGCAGTCGCGAGCATCTCGAGGCGAACCTAAAGGCACTGGAGGTCGAACTCGAGTCCGAGGATCGGCGGCGGATCGACGGGATCGACGAAACTGAGGAGTTGTTCCCAGAGTAG
- a CDS encoding 2,3,4,5-tetrahydropyridine-2,6-dicarboxylate N-succinyltransferase — protein sequence MSTLESDIEQLWTEYDSGEVTVETAGQDEHATLEAFLEALEAGEIRAAEKRNGEWEANEWVKQGILLNFGLRENQAYEYGDVDHYDVLPLRQTADLGARGTRNTPDGTTIRRGAYLGSDCIMMSPSFVNIGAYVGDGTLVDSCDTVGSCAQIGENVKLGANTLIGGVLEPVEDAPVIVEDNVSLGAGCRVTSGFVVGENSVVGENTLLTPRIPVYDLVEEEILYGELPANRRAFTRFVDSSVSDHDLFEGGAYKPAVVATDLETETLEATEREDALRE from the coding sequence ATGAGTACACTCGAGTCCGACATCGAACAGCTGTGGACGGAGTACGACAGCGGCGAGGTAACCGTCGAGACGGCCGGTCAGGACGAGCACGCGACCCTGGAAGCGTTCCTCGAGGCGCTCGAGGCCGGCGAGATCCGCGCCGCCGAGAAACGCAACGGCGAGTGGGAGGCAAACGAGTGGGTCAAGCAGGGCATCCTGCTGAACTTCGGCCTGCGGGAGAACCAGGCCTACGAGTACGGCGACGTCGACCACTACGACGTGCTCCCGCTGCGCCAGACCGCCGACCTCGGTGCCCGCGGCACCCGAAACACGCCCGACGGAACGACGATCCGACGCGGTGCCTACCTCGGCTCGGACTGCATCATGATGAGCCCGAGTTTCGTCAACATCGGCGCGTACGTCGGCGACGGGACGCTCGTCGACTCCTGTGACACGGTCGGCTCCTGTGCACAGATCGGCGAGAACGTCAAGCTCGGCGCGAACACCCTCATCGGGGGCGTTCTCGAGCCAGTCGAGGACGCACCCGTCATCGTCGAGGACAACGTCTCGCTCGGTGCAGGGTGCCGCGTCACCAGCGGCTTCGTCGTCGGCGAGAACAGCGTCGTCGGCGAGAACACGCTACTGACGCCGCGCATCCCCGTCTACGACCTCGTCGAAGAGGAAATTCTCTACGGCGAACTGCCCGCAAACCGTCGTGCCTTCACCCGGTTCGTCGACTCCTCGGTCAGCGACCACGACCTCTTCGAGGGCGGCGCGTACAAGCCCGCCGTCGTCGCCACCGACCTCGAGACGGAAACGCTCGAGGCGACCGAGCGCGAGGACGCGCTGCGCGAGTAA
- the dapB gene encoding 4-hydroxy-tetrahydrodipicolinate reductase, with amino-acid sequence MTVRIAVTGATGRMGREVVAAVGDHEDAEVAFAVNRDPDGERVEGVPLEPAAEFDSLLATHEPDAVVDFTGPDSALEYARACVEADATVAFVTGTTGFSDEAFTELEEAGESIPLLHAPNFARGVQALVNVVGQAVRNLPGYDVELVETHHNGKRDAPSGTANRLLEEIEDNGEFAGRNHGREGEEPREEGEIGVHALRAGNITGEHEVVLAGNDEEVRLTHRAEDRGVFAAGAVDAAVWIAGQKAGRYEFSDVIDE; translated from the coding sequence ATGACGGTCAGGATCGCCGTCACCGGCGCGACCGGCCGGATGGGACGGGAGGTCGTCGCCGCCGTCGGCGATCACGAAGATGCCGAGGTCGCGTTCGCGGTCAACCGCGACCCCGACGGGGAGCGCGTCGAGGGGGTCCCCCTCGAGCCGGCAGCCGAGTTCGACTCCCTGCTCGCCACACACGAACCCGACGCAGTCGTCGACTTCACGGGGCCCGACTCCGCCCTCGAGTACGCCCGCGCCTGCGTCGAGGCCGACGCGACCGTCGCCTTCGTGACGGGGACGACGGGCTTCAGTGACGAGGCGTTCACCGAACTCGAGGAGGCCGGCGAGTCAATCCCACTCCTGCACGCGCCGAACTTCGCACGCGGCGTCCAGGCGCTGGTCAACGTCGTCGGACAGGCAGTCCGGAACCTGCCGGGCTACGACGTCGAACTGGTCGAGACCCACCACAACGGCAAGCGCGACGCCCCCAGCGGGACCGCGAACAGGTTGCTCGAGGAGATCGAGGACAACGGCGAGTTTGCGGGTCGAAATCACGGCCGCGAGGGAGAAGAACCCCGTGAGGAGGGCGAGATCGGCGTTCACGCGCTGCGAGCCGGCAATATCACTGGCGAACACGAGGTCGTCCTCGCGGGCAACGACGAGGAGGTCCGGCTGACCCACCGTGCCGAGGATCGCGGCGTCTTCGCGGCTGGCGCGGTCGACGCGGCAGTCTGGATCGCTGGACAGAAGGCAGGTCGATACGAGTTTTCGGACGTGATCGACGAATGA
- the dapA gene encoding 4-hydroxy-tetrahydrodipicolinate synthase, whose product MTDDIDLSGVFPAMCTPFDEDERIDFETLQQDAQRLEEAGVDGLVPVGSTGESATLSHDEHVQVVEAVIDAVDDVPVIAGSGSNNTREALELSERSADAGADGLLLISPYYNKPEQRGLIDHYETIADAVDLPQIVYNVPSRTGRSIDPDTAVALASHENITGYKAASGDLGQIGEIAERTRDEDFAVLSGDDALTLPTISVGGTGAISVAANIEPERTCAMVGAALEDDYARARELHHELGPLFRELFVETNPIPVKEAMEIRGYGPARMRSPLTRLSEEYRDDLETVLADLETESPALADGGPEGDR is encoded by the coding sequence ATGACAGACGATATCGACCTTTCGGGCGTCTTCCCGGCGATGTGTACGCCCTTCGACGAAGACGAGCGTATCGACTTCGAAACACTGCAGCAGGACGCACAGCGACTCGAGGAGGCCGGCGTCGACGGCCTCGTCCCCGTCGGTTCCACGGGCGAATCGGCGACGCTGTCACACGACGAACACGTCCAGGTCGTCGAAGCGGTCATCGACGCCGTCGACGACGTCCCCGTCATCGCGGGTTCGGGGTCGAACAACACCCGCGAGGCGCTCGAGCTATCCGAACGCTCGGCCGACGCTGGCGCGGACGGACTCCTGCTCATCTCGCCGTACTACAACAAGCCCGAACAGCGGGGCCTGATCGACCACTACGAGACGATCGCGGACGCGGTCGATCTACCACAGATCGTCTACAACGTCCCCTCGCGGACGGGACGGTCTATCGACCCCGACACTGCTGTCGCACTCGCTTCCCACGAGAACATCACGGGCTACAAGGCTGCAAGCGGCGACCTCGGACAAATCGGCGAAATCGCCGAACGCACTCGAGACGAGGACTTCGCCGTCCTCTCGGGTGACGACGCGCTGACGCTGCCGACCATTTCCGTCGGCGGGACGGGCGCGATCAGCGTCGCGGCGAACATCGAACCCGAACGGACCTGTGCGATGGTCGGCGCGGCACTCGAGGACGACTACGCACGCGCCCGGGAACTCCACCACGAACTCGGTCCGCTGTTCCGGGAACTGTTCGTCGAAACCAACCCGATCCCAGTCAAGGAGGCAATGGAGATCCGCGGCTACGGCCCCGCCCGGATGCGTTCGCCGCTCACTCGGCTCTCGGAGGAGTACCGCGACGACCTCGAAACTGTGCTCGCCGACCTCGAGACGGAGTCGCCCGCGCTCGCGGACGGCGGTCCGGAGGGTGATCGATGA
- a CDS encoding M48 family metallopeptidase: MTDFGLKLRMFVVGSMLAALYLFVGAVGYAFLGTQGLPIVLLLLITFPFAQYKLGTWMATRKAEEMPEKGQYAEIHRMTESLSRDMGIKKPKLMVQQMGVPNAFATGRKGNGVVVVSEELIRLLDRDELEGVVAHELAHIKNRDVLMMTIGSSIGMMVGYAVYFVYVFAGEDNPGGFIAGWILSMFAQMLVTVLVMAISRYREYVADDDARQYIGSGDPLARALEKISKGAENRESTIDDSQAALCIFNSERGLFESLFASHPPTEKRIEKLRR; encoded by the coding sequence ATGACAGACTTCGGACTGAAACTGCGGATGTTCGTCGTCGGCTCGATGCTGGCGGCACTGTACCTGTTCGTCGGGGCCGTCGGGTACGCGTTTCTCGGGACGCAAGGCTTGCCGATCGTCCTCCTGCTACTGATCACGTTCCCGTTCGCCCAGTACAAGTTGGGCACCTGGATGGCGACCAGGAAAGCCGAAGAGATGCCGGAAAAGGGGCAGTACGCAGAGATCCACCGGATGACCGAGTCGCTTTCCCGCGACATGGGCATCAAAAAGCCCAAGCTGATGGTCCAGCAGATGGGCGTCCCCAACGCCTTCGCGACTGGCCGCAAGGGTAACGGCGTCGTCGTCGTCAGCGAGGAACTCATCCGACTGCTCGACCGCGACGAACTCGAGGGCGTCGTCGCTCACGAACTCGCCCACATCAAGAACCGCGACGTCCTGATGATGACGATCGGAAGCTCGATCGGGATGATGGTCGGCTACGCCGTCTACTTCGTCTACGTGTTCGCGGGCGAGGACAACCCCGGCGGCTTCATCGCGGGCTGGATCCTTTCAATGTTCGCCCAGATGCTCGTCACGGTGCTGGTGATGGCGATTTCGCGCTACCGCGAGTACGTCGCCGACGACGACGCACGCCAGTACATCGGCAGCGGCGACCCGCTCGCACGAGCACTCGAGAAGATCTCGAAGGGCGCCGAGAACCGTGAGTCGACGATCGACGACAGTCAGGCTGCCCTCTGTATCTTCAACTCCGAGCGCGGTCTGTTCGAGTCGCTGTTCGCATCCCACCCGCCGACCGAGAAGCGAATCGAGAAGCTCCGACGCTGA
- a CDS encoding LabA-like NYN domain-containing protein, which translates to MTEIHPGQRVAVLVDAQNLYHTAQSLYSRNIDYSSLLEKAVQDRQLTRAIAYVIRADSPEEESFFDALVDIGFETKIKDIKTFSDGTKKADWDVGMSLDAVTLANHVDTVVLCTGDGDFSRLCSHLRHEGVRVEVMAFESSTAEELIGEADTFLDLGERHETFLL; encoded by the coding sequence GTGACGGAAATACACCCCGGTCAGCGTGTCGCCGTTCTGGTCGACGCGCAGAATCTCTATCACACTGCACAGAGTCTCTATAGCCGTAATATCGACTATTCGTCGTTACTCGAGAAGGCAGTCCAGGACCGACAGCTCACGCGCGCGATCGCGTACGTCATCCGCGCGGACTCGCCCGAGGAGGAGAGTTTCTTCGACGCGCTGGTCGATATCGGCTTCGAGACGAAGATCAAAGACATCAAAACGTTCTCCGACGGGACGAAGAAGGCCGACTGGGACGTCGGCATGAGTTTAGACGCCGTTACCCTCGCGAACCACGTCGACACGGTCGTTCTCTGTACGGGCGACGGTGACTTCTCGCGACTCTGTTCGCACCTGCGTCACGAAGGCGTTCGCGTCGAAGTGATGGCGTTCGAGTCCTCGACTGCCGAAGAACTGATCGGCGAGGCCGACACGTTTCTCGATCTCGGTGAGCGACACGAGACGTTCCTTCTCTGA
- a CDS encoding PUA domain-containing protein — MSEPADGNAGLSTLRTIADYQFGAGAGEALFPPEETDSLTIKRTSSGRPQQVHADSGRLVSFGIDGRFTLGLEGGRRLASALEAPAYRVVVDDESEPFVRDEKNVFAKFVLEAGEEIRPGDEVLVVHERGELLAVGRAELDAAAIADFETGMAVNVREGVPADS; from the coding sequence ATGAGCGAACCAGCCGACGGGAACGCGGGACTGTCGACGTTGCGGACGATCGCGGACTACCAGTTCGGTGCTGGCGCTGGCGAAGCACTGTTCCCACCCGAGGAGACCGACTCGCTGACGATCAAGCGAACGTCCTCGGGTCGTCCCCAGCAGGTTCACGCCGATTCCGGCCGTCTCGTCTCCTTCGGCATCGACGGTCGGTTCACGCTCGGTCTCGAGGGCGGCCGCCGCCTCGCGTCGGCGCTCGAGGCGCCAGCCTACCGTGTCGTCGTCGACGACGAGAGCGAACCGTTCGTCCGCGACGAGAAGAACGTCTTCGCGAAGTTCGTCCTCGAGGCGGGCGAGGAGATCCGGCCGGGCGACGAGGTGTTGGTCGTCCACGAACGCGGCGAGTTGCTCGCGGTCGGACGGGCAGAACTCGATGCGGCCGCTATCGCCGACTTCGAGACGGGAATGGCCGTCAACGTCCGTGAGGGAGTTCCGGCGGATAGCTGA
- a CDS encoding nascent polypeptide-associated complex protein, giving the protein MFGGGGGGLNPRKMEQMMQQMGIDVEDIDAEEVIIRTSEHDLVFNDAEVTKMDARGQETYQIIGTPEEVEAGSAGGDAGGADESGGSAIPDDDVDLVATRAGVGEDEAREALEANDGDLAAAVEDLE; this is encoded by the coding sequence ATGTTTGGAGGAGGCGGTGGCGGACTCAATCCGCGCAAGATGGAACAGATGATGCAACAGATGGGTATCGACGTCGAGGACATCGACGCCGAAGAGGTCATCATCCGCACGAGCGAACACGACCTCGTCTTCAACGACGCCGAGGTCACGAAGATGGACGCTCGCGGACAGGAGACCTACCAGATCATCGGCACGCCCGAGGAAGTCGAAGCCGGCAGCGCCGGCGGCGACGCAGGTGGTGCCGACGAATCCGGTGGCTCTGCGATTCCCGACGACGACGTCGACCTCGTCGCGACCCGCGCCGGCGTGGGCGAGGACGAGGCTCGCGAGGCCCTGGAAGCCAACGACGGCGACCTCGCCGCGGCAGTCGAGGACCTCGAGTAG
- a CDS encoding methyltransferase domain-containing protein, giving the protein MTETDATDDRNPVLLVRGDREFLVQPGEEMGTDLGVLEVPEDVEPGQTLETHLEEEFHVRRLRGPDLFHHFERTGAPMVPRDVGLVIGETGISRGDRVLDAGTGTGVLAASMARAGAEVVTYERDADFADVARENMELGGVEDDVDVRTGDVLENLDDLESSSFDVLTLDTGDADDVVEHAPDLLVEGGFVAVYSPFIESTREVVETARDVDLSNVRTRETIQREMQFDDRGSRPSTAPVGHTGYLTIARNE; this is encoded by the coding sequence GTGACCGAAACCGACGCGACCGACGACCGCAACCCCGTCTTGCTCGTCCGGGGCGACCGCGAGTTTCTCGTCCAGCCCGGCGAGGAGATGGGCACCGACCTCGGCGTGCTCGAGGTGCCCGAAGACGTCGAACCCGGCCAGACGCTCGAGACGCATCTCGAGGAGGAGTTTCACGTCCGCAGACTTCGCGGCCCGGACCTGTTTCACCACTTCGAGCGTACGGGCGCGCCGATGGTGCCCCGCGATGTCGGCCTGGTGATCGGCGAGACCGGCATCTCGCGGGGCGACCGCGTGCTCGACGCCGGCACCGGAACGGGCGTGCTCGCGGCGTCGATGGCCCGTGCGGGTGCCGAGGTCGTCACCTACGAGCGAGACGCCGACTTCGCGGACGTCGCCCGCGAGAACATGGAACTGGGCGGCGTCGAAGACGATGTCGACGTCCGAACCGGTGACGTACTGGAGAACCTCGACGACCTCGAGTCCTCCTCGTTCGACGTCCTCACGCTCGATACGGGCGACGCGGACGACGTCGTCGAGCACGCACCAGACCTGCTGGTCGAAGGCGGCTTCGTCGCAGTCTACAGTCCGTTCATCGAGTCGACCCGCGAGGTCGTCGAAACCGCTCGAGACGTCGATCTCTCGAACGTCCGCACGCGCGAGACCATCCAGCGCGAGATGCAGTTCGACGACCGCGGCTCGAGACCGTCGACTGCACCCGTTGGTCATACGGGATATCTGACGATAGCGCGCAACGAGTAG
- a CDS encoding helix-turn-helix domain-containing protein, which yields MKRVRITIRPRDLDLPLAYEDATRNEDQFVSVRVVNWNITAPTAAFLLHVRGDLERFETLLERDPDVEEHELLSIADDECYCFVAGVGTTDARELWENFKRGSLMTVPPAEWNPDGSYTFTVVGRDEDIQTAVENVPAGASVDIDSVGGRRVAPDHVTDRLSDRQREAVRTAVELGHYEIPRRATTEDVARELECATSTAAEHLRKAEAKTLGTLFGE from the coding sequence ATGAAACGCGTTCGGATAACGATCCGTCCCCGCGACCTCGATCTGCCGCTCGCGTACGAAGACGCGACACGCAACGAGGATCAGTTCGTTTCGGTTCGGGTCGTGAACTGGAACATTACAGCACCGACGGCAGCGTTCCTGTTACACGTCCGTGGCGATCTCGAGCGCTTCGAGACGCTCCTCGAGCGCGATCCCGACGTCGAGGAACACGAACTGCTCTCGATTGCCGACGACGAGTGTTACTGTTTCGTAGCCGGCGTCGGAACGACCGATGCCCGGGAACTGTGGGAGAACTTCAAACGAGGGAGTCTGATGACGGTTCCGCCGGCGGAGTGGAACCCGGACGGAAGCTACACGTTCACGGTCGTCGGCCGGGACGAGGACATTCAGACCGCAGTCGAGAACGTTCCGGCGGGTGCCAGCGTCGATATCGACTCGGTGGGTGGACGTCGAGTGGCACCCGATCACGTAACCGACAGGCTATCGGATCGGCAACGGGAAGCGGTCAGGACCGCCGTCGAACTCGGCCACTACGAGATTCCGCGGAGAGCGACGACCGAGGACGTCGCCCGCGAACTCGAGTGTGCGACCTCGACCGCCGCGGAACACCTGCGAAAAGCCGAAGCGAAAACGCTCGGTACCCTATTCGGCGAGTGA